One Podarcis muralis chromosome 1, rPodMur119.hap1.1, whole genome shotgun sequence genomic window carries:
- the BTBD6 gene encoding BTB/POZ domain-containing protein 6: MSPPRKLSQPGRGEGAPGERASRNALMFNNELMADVHFIVGPVGAAKKVPAHKYVLAVGSSVFYAMFYGDLAEVKSEIHIPDVEPAAFLILLKYMYSDEIDLEADTVLATLYAAKKYIVPALAKACVNFLETSLEAKNACVLLSQSRLFEEPELTQRCWEVIDAQAEMALKSEGFCEIDQQTLEIIVTREALNTKEVVVFEAVLNWAEAECKRQGLPVTPRNKRNVLGKALYLVRIPTMTLEEFANGAAQSDILTLEERHNIFLWYTAANKPKLEFPLTKRKGLVPQRCHRFQSSAYRSNQWRYRGRCDSIQFAVDKRIFIAGLGLYGSSCGKAEYSVKIELKRLGAVLAQNLTKFTSDGSSNTFSVWFEHPVQVEQDTFYNVSAILDGNELSYFGQEGMTEVQCGKVTFQFQCSSDSTNGTGVQGGQIPELIFYA; the protein is encoded by the exons ATGAGTCCGCCGCGCAAACTTTCCCAGCCGGGCCGGGGCGAGGGGGCGCCTGGTGAGCGGGCGAGCAG GAACGCGCTCATGTTCAATAACGAACTTATGGCGGACGTGCATTTTATTGTGGGCCCAGTGGGGGCAGCCAAGAAAGTTCCTGCTCACAAG tatgTTTTGGCAGTTGGTAGCTCTGTCTTCTACGCCATGTTTTATGGAGATCTTGCAGAGGTCAAATCTGAAATCCATATACCAGATgtggaacctgcagccttcctaATCTTATTAAA GTACATGTACAGTGATGAAATCGACCTGGAAGCAGACACTGTGCTTGCTACTCTGTACGCAGCCAAGAAATACATTGTCCCGGCATTAGCAAAAGCTTGCGTCAATTTTCTGGAGACCAGTCTAGAGGCCAAGAATGCTTGCGTTCTGCTGTCTCAGAGCAGACTCTTTGAGGAGCCGGAGCTGACGCAGCGCTGCTGGGAAGTCATTGATGCTCAGGCTGAGATGGCACTAAAATCGGAGGGCTTCTGCGAAATAGATCAACAGACACTAGAGATCATCGTGACGCGGGAAGCCCTGAACACGAAGGAGGTTGTGGTGTTTGAGGCAGTCCTGAACTGGGCGGAGGCTGAATGCAAAAGGCAAGGGCTGCCGGTTACGCCAAGGAACAAGCGGAATGTATTGGGGAAAGCTTTGTACTTGGTACGGATCCCAACCATGACTCTGGAAGAGTTTGCCAACGGGGCTGCTCAGTCCGACATCCTAACGCTTGAGGAAAGGCATAATATTTTCTTGTGGTATACTGCTGCCAATAAGCCCAAGTTAGAATTTCCGCTGACAAAGAGGAAAGGACTTGTACCCCAAAGGTGCCACCGATTTCAGTCCTCCGCCTACCGTAGCAATCAGTGGAGGTACCGAGGTCGGTGTGACAGCATCCAGTTTGCTGTGGATAAAAGGATATTTATAGCCGGACTGGGATTGTACGGGTCGAGTTGTGGGAAGGCGGAATACAGCGTCAAAATTGAACTGAAGCGGCTGGGAGCTGTTCTTGCCCAGAACCTGACGAAGTTTACCTCTGATGGATCTAGTAACACTTTCTCGGTATGGTTCGAGCATCCCGTGCAGGTTGAGCAAGACACCTTTTACAATGTGAGCGCCATCCTGGATGGCAATGAGCTGAGTTACTTTGGACAAGAGGGAATGACCGAAGTACAGTGTGGAAAAGTGACGTTCCAGTTCCAGTGCTCCTCGGACAGTACCAATGGCACTGGAGTGCAGGGAGGGCAGATACCTGAACTCATTTTCTATGCATGA